The genomic segment CtgcctcctcgtcgtcgcgTCCTGcgtcgggtgtatgtacaccccggCTATGGCTCACGATGGCGTCGTACGTGGCGACGGATGAAGTGGCGAGACGCACGGGTGGGAGCTCCGCGGCGCGCATGACGCCCGACGCAACTGCCGCGGCTGCGGCCTTCTCGCTCAGCGCCTCGGCGGCTTCTGCGTCCCCACGAGACGCGAGATCCACGGctgcgttgcatgcattttgCGCCGCTTCGACCATCTCGACTGCGTGCGTTGCGCTCTGGATAAGTAAGTCGGGGGGTCCTGTGTCATGTGACGTCGTCCCCCTTGCAGACGAAACAAAAGTTTCGCGCTCGCCGAAACCGACTGCCGACAACGGACCCCTCTCAGTGGGGTACCCTTCTGCAATCCAACGCTTGATGCCGCCGTCTAGGAGAAAAACATTGGCGCACCCGAATGCCTTCAACATGAAGTAGACacgcggcgaggagaagactcCGACTCCGTCGTAGACGATAAagatgtctctctcgaggtcGACCTCTGGCGGGCGCGAGGGAagtttctcgtttcttcggtCCTTCGAGAAAAACGTAGCATTCTCGTCCGAGTCATCAAACTCTGCGCcgctctcccgcttctccctctctctttcagaGGCTTCTTCACCCACGGAATCCGCTACGCTGGAACCCGCAACTCCCGAacctgcatgcacctcgCGGGCCCTGGCCTCGAGTGCTCTCTCGGTCAAGTAAACCGCAAACTCCGTGGCGCCAGGCATCATGTGGGGGAAGGGCGACTCGcggtcgctgcatgcatcgacgtTGAAAAAAACTGCATGTGGCAGGCGAGCTCCGTGCCTGAACTCCCGCACCGCATCGCGTCCGCCAAAGACGGGAAGGTCCGACCAGGAGGCGTCGAAGATGAACACGCGCCGGTCTCTCTTGGGAGGCTCCTCGTGAAGTGTCTCTGTGGCTGTCGAGCTTTGTGCAGATTCAGGGCGGTCGCCTTcgtgcctgtctctccttctgcttgcGTTCTCGGCGAGACAGCGCTGGATAAAGGAATAGCGGCCAGTGGAAGAAGCGAtggtttcgctctcttctgaGGAGTGCCCTCTGGAcgtggcgcatgcatgcgaccTTCGCGTGGCTTCCGCAATCTGCGCTCGGACCACTGAAGAGCCGAAACGCAAAAGAAGAGCCGCGACCTCCGCGGGACTCAGCACCACTGGACGGACAGTCGGGAAACATAGACGCGCCATCgtcagagaaaaggagaaaattGCTTCAGAAAAATATAAAAAAGAGGCTAACAGACTTCgggggaagagacgcgacggGACGGCAGAGTTCGTAAGAAGGGCGTGAAGCGGGTCAAGAGACACCCGAGCTCGCTGGtccaggtgtatgtacacttgGTCGTAGGCGCGCGGCGTAAGCTTTCGACGCCAGACTTGAAGAAATGAGACCGCAGAGAATCCATGGGAGAAGTTGTCGTCTGCGCGGTCCAGGAGAGGtaaagcgaagaagactgcGGACCGTAAGACCTGGTGAGGTGTATTTGCATCGGCTCAAGAAAAGGCGAGTGCAGAAGGCGTAGGAAACACACGACACGAGGAGGAGCAGATGcgaaacaaaagagaagagaaaggagctCCGCACATGGCGATATCTCCACATCTGgacactctcttctcttgtaTAAAGCTTTTAAGACGTCGAGGTTAAGTCTCAGCAGCGCTTGAGTCTTGTCGGAGACACGCAGCCACAAGTGATCAGATGTCCGCAGAAACATGCTCATATATAGCACAAGTGAGCTTTTACAGAGATAAACACACGCGTACGTAAATATACGTGTACACATGCGTTtgtgtttctcgtttctAGTGCACGGACAGacacgtgcatgcaggctgGCTGTTTAGAAAGCCGTGAAACTCGCGTCGGCCTAGACAAGCAGTTGGCGAACTTTTGACTGCAAGTCGCCCTGGAAACCGGAAACCGCTCCTTTCCCAGCACAGGAAACTCAACAATGATTTAGAATTTAGCACATCTGCAGGTTACAAACACACCGAAGTCACGGAGTTGTGTTTAGCGGTCCTGACACACTCATCCGGCTGCATGCGATCAGTTGCCACAGCGCACGAGACGACTCGAAGCTCGCGCCTTTGCCTTCGGTTTCCATCCCGGAAAAGATTTAATTAACATGCCATAGGGAAACGTTCTCACAAACACAACAGAGTACTCCTTTTCTTGGATGCGGCCGTCGTTGCACACGAAAAGCCAGCACAGATCGCGGCTTTCCTGGTCTCTACACTCAACAGTATCTCAAGCACCGCGTGGGTCTCTGCGCCGGTCCGGGGTGCGGCGACTTTGTGAAGCGCGGCTTTTTTTTGAAAGGCAACTTTCAACTTGTTTGAGGGAGCTCGTGTTGGCACATAATTGTTTCTCTGGACGGCGTACATCtgcggagaaaggaggcagaaagacCGGAGGTGCAGAAGGGACCAAAGCAGAGCAGcaagcgcgaggagacaggggtgTCGGCTCCCATGACTCTCCGGCGCCGCTTCTCGTTTTAAATGGATCTCTTATTCAATGGATTTGTTCACTTTATCTTTCTTTCCTGGGTTGCCGTATTACtttctgcgtgcatgcaaacggcttctcttccgccgaGTCCCGTGTCTCCCCGCCAcgctgccttcttccctcgcggTGGGTCTCCTCTGAACACTCGTCCTCCTCTGAACATTCGGCCTCGACTCTGTGCCTTCCTTatttttctcgcctcttctcccagTTCAACAGACTCTCCCTTCAGTGACTGCTCTCCGTCTCAGTCTGTGTcccgttctctttctcgcttttctttcctctccttttttcgacCGCTCTACAGCggcttttcctccttttcttgcaAACGCGCCACTTGTGCCTGGAGTGCGGGGGCCTACATGTtggagaagccacagaacAGTCTGCACCGCGACCGaacctttttttctttctcgctctttttgGAAGCGCGAAAAATAGGGGAAGCGAGGCCCCAGACTGCTCAGGATGCGCCTTCTCCAGAACACAAGATGAAAGATGCACAAAGACTGCCTGCCCGTtctacctcttcttcctcctcttcttctttgtcgggGGCAGGGAGggcgagaaagggaaggcCTGCGGAAGGGAGCAGCACCAATGAGGACTTCTCTGCGGGACGTCCGACAACGAAacaaggaaagcgagaagccgGACGATGCACTGGGGGCGGAGCCCCGCCGCGGCGGTCTTCGAGACTGCGGAGTGAATCCTATGGAAATACAGAAGCAGGCATTTGTGTTGATTCGATTCCGCTAAAAAGATCGGAAATCAAGACTGCTGTCCCCGCCACAGCCGTGGACTTTGACAGATTTCGACATCCTGAAAAACCCGAGAAACCCGGGCTCTCGACCGCCCGCACACCAGGCCcaagtgtacatacaccgggCCGTGAAGCGCCGCAGCGACGCGGACGCGGTGTCTATACACCCGAAGACGTGGCTGGCGGGTCTGCGGCGACGCCCGGCGCGGCGAGCGAAGGGGCGCGGAAAGTCGAGTCGTTTGCAGCTGCGACAGAGGCCGGGAAGGTAAAGCAGGAAtgtctctctggagacaGGATCAGAGACCAAAGTGTCGCTTTCCACTCGACAgtgaaggaagaggacgcggagaacgcgaggacACTCCCACACCCAGTTGCGCCCCCGTCACCTTCCCGAGGGTTTCTCTTCACCCAGAAagggaagcggaggaagcgagaggacgTGACAACAAGTCTTCGCGAGCTGGCCGGATGCGCAGAGCTGGACCTTGAAGATCTCTCGCAGAACGTggcaaagaaaacagacgagCCGTTCGCAAATCTCCCAGATTCGCCGGAGCCGCCGCACTTCCAAGATGTCTGGGACGCCGTGACGGAAATGCGCGCCAAGGTacgagaacaagagatctgTGGGATGCTCCAGTTTTGCGCATCGATTTCTAAGAGGCACACCATCATGTGGAGTTACGGGGGACGCATGCGCCAGCcaggggaggaagagaaagtggagaaacgagaaggagtGCGGGGTCGAGGAGCTCCGTGTCACAACGGTGAGAAACGCTTCGAAAGAGTGCCGGAGAGGTGCCGTGCAGAGGAACCTACTGCATGCATACCAGCGCGCCCGACGGAGCAGCCGGAAGCAGAGGCTTTTGAAATGttcagaaaacgaagaaaagagtcCTCGCGAGTCCTcggctctctcgctgttcgaTGAACATGCTCGTGAAACAGCTtcatgtttcttctcgagcgCCCCtgtggtgtatgtacagcggGACGCGCCGGTGGATTCGATGGGCGTCGAGGCGATGGGCGAATTGGCTCTGCAGcgggacggagagaaggcgaaagtgAGTCTGGCTGGGTTTGCCGCCTGCAGCTGCGGAACGTTTGACTAAGAAATAGAAATGTCTTCTGAATTATTTCCTTTTTGCCTTTGAGCGCATGCATCTCCGCCTGCGTTGAACGCGGCAGCCTCGGTTGCGCGTGTGTGCAAGAGTCGCAAATCTGCAGAGGTTTCATTGTTCATTTGTGATGCCATACACGCAGACGCGTGTCTCGAGTTCGATAGGATCGTAACAGAGATGCGGTGTATGCAGTTGAAATGCAGTTGGCAGGTTGTGCTCTCTAGGCTCACAACGTTCCGGCAGCGGTGGTCACACAGGAGGTGCATTTCAAACATGAAAGAAACCTGGTTGACACTGCTATGTAAAAAAGGTCATCATCTGATGAAGCCTCTACTCGCGGATAGGCATCAGCATACACACTTGCATATCTTCACACGATGTATATAGGATCTCGTCCTTGTATGGATGCATAGTTTGCGGGGGAAGGCGTTGGGAGCGTAAACAGGCCGTGTCGAGAGTGTTGAAACATCTGCAGACCGGTGCGTGTGCCTCTGAACACTGTTCCGCGCCCATGTTTTTTCTCAGCGTTTCAGCGTCCTCGTGGCCGTTATGCTGTCGAGCCAGACGAAAGACGAACagacagctgcatgcatgcaacgcctGCGCGACGCCGACGTTTTGTCTCCCGAGAAAATGAGTCGCCTCTCCGTCGGTGAGAATCCTTTTTCGAAGTATCGACTGCGTGCGTTTGGATCACAGGTTTCGACCTTGATTgcctttgtttaccggatctTGCTGGAGTGTGAGAGTCACTTCAaacttcctttcttctttcgtggATCTACAGTTCGTCTTCCCTGGTGTTTCATTCCAGCTTTGGCTTTTgttcgctctcctcctcgaACCAATACATgctcgtgcatgcatgtatatatatatgtatatatatatatatatatatgtatgtatggaGAGGCAAGTAGAGAGAAACCCAGAGGGGACGAGGTACACGCGCGCGGATATGTGTCTTATGTAAATGTATTCGTATCTATTTGGAGAtgagcgcatgcatctgcatgtgGCAGTGTCAGCATATACGTGGACTCGCCTGCACTGGACTGCGTCGGATTTCTCCCGTGCATGCGGTCCTGAGGCAGCTGAGTTGTCGGAGCTTCTCTACGGCGTCGGGTTTTACCAGAACAAGGCACGGTTTTTGAAAGAGGCTTGTCAGATTTTGCTGGAAAAGTACGGGGGAGACATCCCCCCGACCTACGAGGAGCTCGTTCAACTAAAGGGCGTTGGACCGAAGATGGCCAACATCGCCGTGCACGCAGTGAGGAAAGACCTCGAAAAAAAGACTTTCGAAAAAGCTTCCTCGCTCACACACTCTCCGACAGCCACACAAGAGAGGGACACAGACTCCCTTCTCACTCCTGGAGCAATGCATTCAAGAACACCTTTGCTGCAGTGAAGTGACACACATAGTCACTGAAGAGTATATCTTCAAGTGTACgtttgtgtatatatatatatatatatgtatatatgcttTCAGATGTAGACTTATGTTGATAGGTATCTGTCGATGTTTAGGGTCAGCTGGAGATGCACAACTGTGCTTCTTTATCTATTCATTCACGTTTATATCCTTctatatattcatatatgtTAATATTTGCACATCTCTgtttatataaatatatatggGTGCAGCGCCATCTGAAAGTTTCCGGAAGACGACCAAGAGTTTGTATGAACACAGGTAGATGCACCTTTGTTTTAGTTTCAGAACGGGCATGTCGGAGTCGTGTGTTGTATGCGCTGTGCTTTATGTGGGGGGTTGGCAGGGGTGGAACCGCGTCGAGGGCATTGCAGTCGACGTCCACGTTCACCGAATCACAAACAGGTGAGGCAATGCTTCTCTTgttgagagaagaagtccttcttcgctgagCGAAAACGTCCTGCtttgtcgagagaaaaaagtttTCATTTTCATTGTCTTAATAAAGAGCGATTCGAAACGAAACTCGCTTCCGGGTGACTGCCGCTCTGCTTGCACCCCGTTTCTGTCGACGTCGGagacgaggcatttggctcTCGCCCTACCTTCAAGATGTCGTTTTGTGCGGCTCTCGCAAAGACATCCAAACCTCTGGTGGCAAGGTTTGGCTTTCGCAAAACTCAGGACGTTCAATGCGTTGCGAGTTTCACTTCTTCACTTGAAAAACTGGTCTCTACATGGCTTCGCCGGCGTGTTTTCGCTCGATGTGGCTAGACAGACTTTTCAtcggaaaggagacaagccgCTGTTTCAACACTGGAGCCCCGCTGCACGTGAAGCAGTTGGAGTGAGACGCGCCGGCTGTGCTGGCTTTCGCATTCTGATTGGCGTCTTCTGTTCAGGCTGAACTGGGTACGGACAAAGACCCCCATTGAGACTCAGCATGCACTGCAGAAATTCCTCAGAAGGTGCGTCGCCCCGGGAGGAACTCTTCATCGAGGGATCAGAACTTCATCAGAATCTTAAAAGTAGAAATCAGAAAACTCCCCACTGTCCTCGACCTGCTGgctctgccgccttcttcctcagtcttcttccatcccggcttctctccgtctcggtTCGCACATgtcgaggcgaggagacataGAGATTCTTCTTCACCCAGTTTCTAAAGCAAAACACATACAACagacacaaatacatacatatacatacatatacatctatacatacatatatatatacatatatatatatatatatatacatatatatatatatatatatacatctatatatatatatatatccgcGTGTTTTGTAACTCATAGATGTAGAGAGATGCTCGAGTTTGATTACCGCCTGTACACTGTAGACGCGTGTagcgtatatatatatatatgtataatatatatatatatatatatatatatgtataattaGTAATGTACTTGTGTCTGAATGTAGATATTgttggagaagaaagaagatctTCAAGACGCGACATTTCATTCTCAACTCATGTGTGTTGTCCCCACGTCACGAGAAAACATCATTGGCGTCTGCCGTCGTTCTCCTTGTTCCCTTGCGACCCGTCATGCGCTATTCAGGAAGCTCCACTCGCAggcgtttgtttttctct from the Toxoplasma gondii ME49 chromosome IX, whole genome shotgun sequence genome contains:
- a CDS encoding hypothetical protein (encoded by transcript TGME49_305910), with the protein product MARLCFPTVRPVVLSPAEVAALLLRFGSSVVRAQIAEATRRSHACATSRGHSSEESETIASSTGRYSFIQRCLAENASRRRDRHEGDRPESAQSSTATETLHEEPPKRDRRVFIFDASWSDLPVFGGRDAVREFRHGARLPHAVFFNVDACSDRESPFPHMMPGATEFAVYLTERALEARAREVHAGSGVAGSSVADSVGEEASEREREKRESGAEFDDSDENATFFSKDRRNEKLPSRPPEVDLERDIFIVYDGVGVFSSPRVYFMLKAFGCANVFLLDGGIKRWIAEGYPTERGPLSAVGFGERETFVSSARGTTSHDTGPPDLLIQSATHAVEMVEAAQNACNAAVDLASRGDAEAAEALSEKAAAAAVASGVMRAAELPPVRLATSSVATYDAIVSHSRGVHTPDAGRDDEEAGARGQTPEAPEEGARSSGEKGVDFLLVDARVPGRFFGTEPEPRGDVPSGHIPGSLNLPFPAVLETKQFDERSDTGADCEPLSPFASSPTEKAFAWHTLKKGEKLREALQPVFTRVGGALLKTQEHEESQRASRDSRDSEETHTQVVVTCGSGMTACVLYVALVEAGVDPRALAVYDGSWAEYATRRLLEHDGEGIIPRLNEQEASEWRTKILHARLSGNKEL
- a CDS encoding endonuclease III family 1 protein (encoded by transcript TGME49_305920~Predicted trans-membrane domain (TMHMM2.0):6-29) gives rise to the protein MDLLFNGFVHFIFLSWVAVLLSACMQTASLPPSPVSPRHAAFFPRGGSPLNTRPPLNIRPRLCAFLIFLASSPSSTDSPFSDCSPSQSVSRSLSRFSFLSFFRPLYSGFSSFSCKRATCAWSAGAYMLEKPQNSLHRDRTFFSFSLFLEARKIGEARPQTAQDAPSPEHKMKDAQRLPARSTSSSSSSSLSGAGRARKGRPAEGSSTNEDFSAGRPTTKQGKREAGRCTGGGAPPRRSSRLRSESYGNTEAGICVDSIPLKRSEIKTAVPATAVDFDRFRHPEKPEKPGLSTARTPGPSVHTPGREAPQRRGRGVYTPEDVAGGSAATPGAASEGARKVESFAAATEAGKVKQECLSGDRIRDQSVAFHSTVKEEDAENARTLPHPVAPPSPSRGFLFTQKGKRRKREDVTTSLRELAGCAELDLEDLSQNVAKKTDEPFANLPDSPEPPHFQDVWDAVTEMRAKRDAPVDSMGVEAMGELALQRDGEKAKRFSVLVAVMLSSQTKDEQTAACMQRLRDADVLSPEKMSRLSVAELSELLYGVGFYQNKARFLKEACQILLEKYGGDIPPTYEELVQLKGVGPKMANIAVHAGWNRVEGIAVDVHVHRITNRLNWVRTKTPIETQHALQKFLRRPLWGEINLLFVGFGQQICRPVNPLCSACKASQWCPVGRKASRKEKKTPEIEVEVSPQKD